From the Fibrobacter sp. UWB11 genome, one window contains:
- a CDS encoding TIGR02147 family protein, whose product MKSIFEYNDYRLYLQDYLDERKRYEKFSWRMFCREAGFSSPNFLKLVRDGAWNLSKVKSGQVARAMGLVEYEEEYFRQLVIFGNAVDDDVKNAALAEMQRIASEHKARVIDKDALQYYESWKYPVIRELAPLMPGANPREMAEECKEYVSAEEIRDVIDFLVNAGFLKKEGDKIYSQTDQTVIGSKDALSAAIRAMHKEMAGMALRAVDRYSAKERFFTGITVGVDEVAYDKIVDIIKDSCKRIVAVVGANKKTNQVCRVNFQFFPVTNKIKEKKHA is encoded by the coding sequence ATGAAATCGATTTTTGAGTATAACGATTATCGTCTCTATTTGCAAGACTACTTAGACGAACGTAAACGGTATGAAAAATTTTCATGGCGTATGTTTTGCCGTGAAGCCGGTTTCTCGTCTCCAAATTTTTTAAAGCTTGTTCGTGACGGCGCATGGAATCTTAGCAAAGTGAAATCCGGCCAAGTCGCAAGAGCTATGGGTCTTGTTGAATATGAAGAAGAATACTTTAGACAATTAGTCATCTTTGGGAATGCCGTAGATGATGATGTGAAAAATGCTGCTCTAGCTGAAATGCAACGGATTGCCTCTGAACATAAAGCTCGTGTTATAGACAAAGATGCACTCCAATATTATGAATCCTGGAAATATCCTGTTATTCGCGAACTAGCGCCGTTAATGCCAGGGGCCAATCCGCGCGAAATGGCTGAAGAATGCAAGGAATACGTCTCTGCCGAAGAAATCCGGGATGTTATCGATTTTCTTGTCAATGCTGGCTTCTTGAAAAAAGAAGGGGATAAAATTTATTCGCAGACAGATCAAACCGTTATTGGTTCTAAGGATGCTCTTTCGGCTGCGATTCGGGCAATGCATAAGGAAATGGCGGGTATGGCATTACGTGCTGTGGATCGATATTCTGCAAAGGAACGCTTTTTTACCGGGATTACGGTTGGTGTCGATGAAGTTGCCTACGATAAAATTGTTGATATTATTAAGGATAGCTGTAAAAGAATTGTTGCCGTTGTTGGCGCAAATAAAAAGACGAACCAAGTTTGCCGAGTGAACTTTCAATTTTTCCCAGTGACGAATAAAATTAAGGAGAAAAAACATGCGTAA